Proteins encoded by one window of Sphingosinicella sp. BN140058:
- a CDS encoding DUF177 domain-containing protein produces MSPEFSRSYRVDTLGGGARQIAIEAEADERSAVAKRFGLVAIDRLAAEAALTRAGEIVTARGSISAAVTQSCVGTGEPVEERIEEDFVVEFRPHPESSGGEEEIELSEGELDVVFYDGAAIDLGEAVAETLSLALNPFPRSPAAEEALRAAGVKSEEEAQAESSPFAALGALKDKLGK; encoded by the coding sequence ATGAGCCCGGAGTTCAGCCGTAGCTACCGTGTCGACACGCTCGGAGGCGGAGCACGTCAAATCGCCATCGAAGCGGAGGCGGACGAGCGGAGCGCTGTCGCCAAGCGGTTCGGACTGGTCGCAATCGACCGCCTTGCGGCGGAGGCTGCGCTCACCCGTGCCGGTGAGATCGTGACCGCGCGGGGCTCGATCTCGGCCGCGGTGACGCAGAGTTGCGTCGGGACCGGAGAGCCGGTCGAGGAGCGGATCGAGGAAGATTTCGTCGTCGAATTTCGCCCGCATCCGGAGAGCAGTGGCGGAGAGGAGGAGATCGAACTCAGCGAGGGTGAGCTGGACGTCGTCTTCTACGATGGCGCTGCGATCGATCTCGGCGAAGCCGTGGCGGAGACGCTTTCGCTCGCCCTCAACCCGTTCCCGCGCTCTCCTGCCGCGGAGGAGGCGCTGCGCGCAGCGGGCGTGAAGAGCGAGGAAGAGGCACAGGCCGAGTCCAGTCCGTTCGCCGCGTTGGGCGCGCTCAAGGACAAGCTCGGCAAGTAG
- a CDS encoding threonine synthase, whose translation MTINSNLFEDRASFVSHLECSLTGEIYPADQIHGLSRAGRPLLVRYDLDALKAEIPRDTIAARPTDLWRWRELLPVRDPSNIVSLGEIETPLVPLPQAGGPNVLVKDEGRLPTGSFKSRGLVMAVAMAKALGITRIAMPTNGNAGAALAAYASRCGIETIVFCPEDTPEINVREIAMQGARVWRVNGLIDDCGAIVGEGARHGRWFDFSTLKEPYRIEGKKTMGLELAAQFGWTLPKAIFYPTGGGTGLIGMWKAFAELEALGWIGSERPKMFAVQAAGCAPIVKAYDEGVEHAERWEDAHTVAAGIRVPRAVGDFLILRAVRESGGRALAVSDEEILGAVDAAARQDGLLLCPEGGATLAAYRNALAEGLIGEQDSVVLFNCATGLKYPMPEAPQTLDRNQPIDWDRL comes from the coding sequence ATGACGATCAATTCCAACCTGTTCGAAGACCGCGCGAGCTTCGTCTCCCATCTCGAATGCTCGCTGACCGGCGAGATCTACCCGGCCGATCAGATCCACGGCCTGTCGCGAGCCGGGCGCCCGCTGCTGGTGCGCTACGATCTCGACGCGCTGAAGGCTGAAATCCCGCGCGACACGATCGCGGCCCGTCCGACCGACCTCTGGCGCTGGCGCGAATTGCTGCCGGTACGCGACCCGTCGAACATCGTCAGCCTTGGCGAGATCGAAACGCCGCTGGTGCCGCTGCCCCAGGCGGGCGGCCCCAATGTCCTGGTCAAGGACGAGGGCCGGCTGCCGACAGGCTCGTTCAAGTCGCGGGGGTTGGTGATGGCGGTCGCCATGGCCAAGGCGCTCGGAATCACCCGGATCGCAATGCCGACCAATGGCAATGCCGGCGCTGCGCTCGCCGCTTATGCCAGCCGCTGCGGCATCGAGACGATCGTCTTCTGCCCGGAAGACACGCCCGAGATCAACGTCCGGGAAATCGCCATGCAGGGCGCCCGGGTCTGGCGCGTGAATGGGCTGATCGACGATTGCGGCGCAATCGTCGGCGAGGGCGCGCGGCACGGGCGGTGGTTCGATTTCTCGACCCTGAAGGAGCCGTACCGGATCGAGGGCAAGAAGACGATGGGCCTGGAGCTCGCCGCCCAGTTCGGCTGGACCTTGCCCAAGGCGATCTTCTATCCGACCGGCGGCGGCACCGGCCTGATCGGGATGTGGAAGGCGTTCGCCGAACTCGAGGCGTTGGGCTGGATCGGCTCGGAGCGCCCAAAGATGTTCGCGGTACAGGCGGCGGGCTGCGCGCCGATCGTCAAGGCGTATGACGAGGGCGTCGAGCATGCCGAGCGATGGGAGGACGCCCATACCGTGGCCGCCGGAATTCGGGTGCCACGGGCGGTCGGCGACTTCCTGATCCTGCGCGCGGTCCGCGAAAGCGGCGGGCGCGCGTTGGCGGTCAGCGACGAAGAAATCCTGGGCGCCGTCGACGCAGCCGCACGGCAGGACGGTTTGCTGCTCTGCCCGGAGGGCGGCGCCACTCTTGCCGCCTACCGCAATGCGCTGGCGGAAGGGCTGATCGGAGAGCAAGACAGCGTCGTGCTGTTCAATTGCGCCACCGGCCTCAAATATCCGATGCCGGAAGCGCCGCAGACGCTCGACCGCAACCAGCCGATCGACTGGGATCGGCTCTGA
- the ssb gene encoding single-stranded DNA-binding protein — protein MAGVNKVILVGNLGDDPESRSLNNGGEVVNLRIATSESWKDRDGQRQERTEWHRVVIFNENLGKVAKSYLKKGSKVYIEGQLQTRKWTDNSGQDKYSTEIVLQRFRGELVLLDSRGGGGGGGSSGGYSDDFGGGGYEGGFGGGSSGGGGYGGGSSGGFGSGSGGGRQQSRPAPAFDSDLDDDVPF, from the coding sequence ATGGCCGGCGTCAACAAGGTGATCCTGGTCGGCAATCTGGGCGACGACCCGGAAAGCCGATCGCTCAACAACGGCGGCGAAGTCGTCAATCTGCGCATCGCCACGTCCGAGAGCTGGAAGGATCGGGACGGTCAGCGCCAGGAGCGGACCGAATGGCACCGGGTGGTGATCTTCAACGAGAATCTCGGCAAGGTCGCCAAATCTTACCTGAAGAAGGGCTCCAAGGTGTATATCGAGGGGCAGCTGCAGACCCGCAAATGGACCGACAATAGCGGCCAGGACAAATATTCGACCGAGATCGTGCTGCAGCGTTTCCGCGGCGAGCTCGTCCTGCTCGACTCCCGCGGTGGCGGTGGCGGCGGCGGGAGCTCCGGCGGATATAGCGACGATTTCGGCGGCGGCGGTTACGAGGGCGGCTTCGGCGGCGGCTCGAGCGGCGGCGGCGGATACGGCGGCGGCAGCAGCGGCGGATTCGGCAGCGGCAGCGGTGGCGGCCGCCAGCAATCGCGCCCGGCACCGGCGTTCGACAGCGATCTCGACGACGACGTTCCGTTCTGA
- a CDS encoding ferrous iron transporter B, whose amino-acid sequence MTTIPLVAVVGNPNAGKSALFNMLTGARQKVGNYPGVTVERKAGRLFLPDGRPIELVDLPGAYSLEPSSPDEEVTRDVVLGKQDGERLPDALLLVLDATNLDNHLRFALQLIDLGLPTVVALNMVDLARRDGLEIDPQILERELGVPVIATVAVRRRGTDELREAISEAVTAARVMRPGGRREFAIVQRRAREIARTATVSETAARKTTHLIDSIALHPVIGPIIFALIMFFMFQAVFAWSEAPIGWLEDVMAGAQGLVNDALPAGLVRSLLVDGVIAGVGAVVVFLPQILILFLFILFLEASGYMVRAAFLMDRLMARVGLSGHAFIPLLSSFACAVPGIMATRTIEDPKHRLTTILIAPLMTCSARLPVYAIIIGAFIPDRTVGGAFGLQGLVMFGLYVVGIVGALAAALVLRMTVTRGTHRGFLLEMPKYQLPQLRDVLIGLWQRALIFLKRAGTIILLSTVILWVLLSFPAPKAGQTALESSIAGKIGSGLEVLVKPIGFNHEIAVALIPAMAAREVAVSALATAYSIQADDEEAAEQPLIERLRGRWSLPTALAFLAWFVFAPQCLSTIAVTRRETNGWKWPAFMLGYLFTLAWLAAGATFWTATALGL is encoded by the coding sequence ATGACCACGATCCCGCTGGTGGCGGTGGTCGGCAATCCCAATGCCGGCAAGAGCGCCCTGTTCAACATGCTCACGGGCGCGCGCCAGAAAGTGGGCAATTACCCCGGCGTCACCGTGGAGCGGAAAGCCGGGCGTCTGTTCCTGCCCGACGGTCGCCCGATCGAACTGGTCGACCTGCCCGGGGCCTACAGCCTCGAGCCGTCCAGCCCGGACGAGGAAGTCACCCGGGACGTCGTGCTCGGCAAGCAGGACGGCGAGCGGCTTCCGGATGCCCTGCTCCTGGTTCTCGACGCGACCAATCTCGACAACCATCTGCGCTTCGCGCTCCAGCTCATCGATCTCGGCCTGCCGACCGTGGTGGCCCTCAACATGGTCGACCTCGCCCGCCGCGACGGGCTCGAGATCGACCCGCAGATCCTGGAGCGCGAACTCGGCGTGCCGGTGATCGCGACGGTGGCGGTGCGCCGCCGCGGCACCGACGAGCTCAGGGAAGCGATCAGCGAGGCGGTGACCGCCGCGCGCGTCATGCGCCCCGGCGGCCGGCGGGAATTCGCGATCGTCCAGCGGCGAGCACGCGAGATCGCCCGCACCGCCACGGTGAGCGAGACCGCCGCGCGCAAGACCACTCACCTGATCGATTCGATCGCGCTGCACCCGGTGATCGGACCGATCATCTTCGCACTGATCATGTTCTTCATGTTCCAGGCGGTCTTTGCCTGGTCCGAAGCGCCGATCGGCTGGCTCGAAGACGTGATGGCCGGCGCCCAAGGCCTGGTCAACGATGCGCTACCCGCCGGTCTGGTTCGCTCGCTTCTGGTCGACGGCGTGATCGCCGGCGTCGGCGCCGTCGTCGTCTTCCTGCCCCAGATCCTGATCCTGTTCCTGTTCATCCTGTTTCTGGAGGCTAGCGGGTACATGGTGCGGGCGGCGTTCCTTATGGACCGGCTGATGGCGCGGGTCGGCCTTTCCGGTCACGCCTTCATCCCGCTCCTCTCCTCCTTCGCCTGCGCCGTGCCGGGCATCATGGCGACTCGCACGATCGAAGACCCCAAGCATCGCCTGACGACGATCCTGATCGCGCCGTTGATGACCTGTTCGGCGAGACTGCCGGTCTATGCAATCATCATCGGCGCCTTCATCCCGGATCGAACCGTCGGGGGCGCCTTCGGCCTGCAGGGCCTGGTGATGTTCGGCCTCTACGTCGTCGGCATCGTCGGCGCCCTGGCAGCCGCTCTGGTCCTGCGGATGACCGTCACTCGCGGCACCCATCGGGGCTTCCTGCTCGAGATGCCGAAATACCAGCTGCCGCAGCTCAGGGACGTGCTGATCGGGCTTTGGCAACGTGCGCTGATCTTCCTCAAGCGGGCGGGCACCATCATCCTGCTGTCCACCGTCATTCTGTGGGTTCTGCTCTCCTTCCCGGCACCGAAGGCAGGGCAGACGGCGCTCGAAAGCTCGATCGCCGGAAAGATCGGCTCCGGCCTCGAAGTGCTGGTGAAGCCGATCGGCTTCAATCACGAAATCGCCGTCGCGCTGATCCCGGCAATGGCCGCGCGCGAAGTCGCCGTCTCGGCGCTGGCAACGGCCTATTCGATCCAGGCGGACGACGAGGAAGCCGCCGAACAGCCGCTGATCGAGCGGCTGCGCGGGCGCTGGTCCCTGCCGACCGCGCTCGCCTTCCTCGCCTGGTTCGTGTTCGCGCCGCAATGCTTATCCACAATTGCGGTCACCCGGCGCGAGACCAACGGGTGGAAATGGCCGGCCTTCATGCTAGGCTATCTGTTCACACTCGCATGGCTGGCGGCGGGCGCGACATTCTGGACCGCGACCGCTCTCGGCCTTTAA
- a CDS encoding FeoA family protein, whose translation MALSLDRLPFRTPAVVTAIDWSRLSETDARRLRNLGFDEGVAIEALHGAPFGKDPLAIRIGRMTVAMRRAQAEVITVEQKAA comes from the coding sequence ATGGCGCTGTCCCTCGATAGACTCCCTTTCCGGACCCCGGCCGTCGTGACGGCGATCGACTGGTCGCGCCTGTCCGAGACGGATGCGCGGCGGCTCAGGAACCTCGGGTTCGACGAGGGCGTGGCGATCGAGGCGCTGCACGGCGCGCCGTTCGGGAAGGATCCGCTGGCGATTCGAATCGGCCGGATGACGGTGGCGATGCGGCGTGCTCAGGCCGAGGTAATCACGGTGGAACAGAAGGCCGCATGA
- a CDS encoding DOPA 4,5-dioxygenase family protein: MEAATLRPVGEIASYHAHVYFDPESEWEHALALRAGIGERFAVRLGRVWDRPVGPHSRAMYQVAFAPAVFHVFVPWLMLNNGGLSILVHPNTTNPRRDHLHDAVWIGTALSLAGEVLPDDQAADLAGEPNTTPHKAP, from the coding sequence ATGGAGGCTGCGACCCTCCGCCCCGTCGGCGAGATCGCCAGCTACCATGCCCATGTCTACTTCGACCCGGAAAGCGAGTGGGAGCATGCGCTGGCGCTTCGCGCCGGCATCGGCGAGCGGTTCGCGGTGCGGCTCGGACGCGTCTGGGACCGCCCCGTCGGTCCGCATAGCCGCGCGATGTACCAGGTCGCGTTCGCTCCGGCGGTGTTCCATGTTTTCGTGCCATGGCTGATGCTGAACAACGGCGGCCTCTCCATCCTCGTCCATCCCAACACGACCAATCCGCGGCGGGACCATCTCCACGACGCGGTTTGGATCGGAACCGCTTTGTCCCTCGCCGGCGAGGTTCTCCCCGACGATCAGGCGGCGGATCTTGCGGGCGAGCCCAACACGACCCCACATAAAGCGCCTTGA
- a CDS encoding COQ9 family protein → MEQISPTEMTLDELRIALAPLIPANAVFDGWTDEALAMAAADLGVPAPRARLAFPGGAPDMIDAWFDSIDRATARAFPLEKIESMKIRQRIHDLVIYRLETINPHKEALRRALAILGQPQNLALGARLAWRAADRMWRIAGDRSTDFNHYSKRTLLSGVYGSTTLVYLDDDSDNLVNTRAFLDRRIGDVMKIEKLKASWRGSRERVPSLSRFLGRLRYPAA, encoded by the coding sequence ATGGAACAGATCTCCCCGACCGAGATGACGCTCGACGAATTGCGGATCGCGCTTGCCCCGCTGATCCCGGCCAACGCGGTGTTCGACGGCTGGACCGACGAGGCACTGGCGATGGCCGCGGCAGATCTGGGCGTGCCCGCGCCGAGGGCACGGCTCGCCTTTCCCGGCGGGGCACCCGACATGATAGACGCCTGGTTCGATTCGATCGACCGTGCCACCGCGCGCGCCTTTCCGCTCGAGAAGATTGAGAGCATGAAGATCCGCCAGCGCATCCACGATCTGGTCATCTATCGTTTGGAGACCATCAACCCGCACAAGGAAGCGCTGAGACGCGCGCTGGCCATCCTCGGTCAGCCGCAGAATTTGGCTCTCGGTGCGCGCCTTGCCTGGCGCGCCGCGGACAGGATGTGGCGGATCGCCGGCGATCGTTCGACCGACTTCAACCATTATTCCAAGCGCACCCTGCTCAGCGGGGTCTATGGCTCGACGACTCTGGTCTATCTCGACGATGACAGCGACAATCTCGTCAACACGCGCGCCTTCCTCGACCGAAGAATCGGCGACGTGATGAAGATCGAGAAGTTGAAGGCGAGCTGGCGCGGCAGCCGCGAACGTGTGCCTTCGCTGAGCCGGTTCCTTGGGCGCCTCCGCTATCCGGCGGCGTAA
- a CDS encoding peptidylprolyl isomerase: MRLSATILAAATLLAGCLDEAPSDHAGAGSSGWRPKPLTDVPEPSEVVAKAPAGAWRAIAPENLLVIDLKDGGRVLIELAPAFAPVHVANVRAFARAGWWNGAAIYRVQDNYVAQWGNGDAKTALPQGVVRRPAAEYDRPLQGLDIRPLGYPDSYAPMVGHAGSWPVGYDPDAGRAWLTHCYGIVGVGRELAPDTGTGGELYAIIGHAPRHLDLNIAVIGRVVEGIELLSARPRGTEALGFYKDPAQHVPIAQVRLASDMPAAQRPALEVLRSDQDSFGQFVAGRANRGGEFFGRPAGGVDLCNVPVPVRRQAAG, from the coding sequence ATGCGTTTGTCCGCCACGATCCTGGCCGCAGCCACGCTGCTCGCCGGTTGCCTCGACGAGGCCCCGAGCGACCATGCCGGCGCAGGCAGCAGCGGCTGGCGCCCCAAGCCGCTGACCGACGTTCCGGAGCCCAGCGAGGTGGTTGCCAAAGCACCCGCGGGCGCGTGGCGGGCGATCGCACCGGAAAACCTCCTGGTCATAGACTTGAAGGATGGCGGCCGCGTCTTGATCGAGCTGGCACCGGCTTTCGCCCCCGTCCACGTTGCTAACGTTCGCGCTTTCGCGCGCGCCGGCTGGTGGAACGGCGCGGCCATCTACCGGGTCCAGGACAATTATGTCGCGCAATGGGGCAATGGCGATGCCAAGACGGCATTGCCGCAGGGGGTCGTGCGCCGACCCGCCGCGGAATATGATCGGCCGCTGCAGGGCCTCGACATCCGTCCGCTCGGCTACCCCGACAGCTATGCCCCGATGGTGGGTCACGCGGGCTCATGGCCTGTCGGCTACGATCCGGATGCCGGGCGGGCGTGGCTGACCCATTGCTACGGCATTGTCGGAGTGGGCCGGGAACTCGCGCCCGACACCGGCACCGGGGGCGAACTCTACGCGATCATCGGCCACGCACCGCGCCATCTGGACCTCAATATTGCGGTGATCGGCCGCGTGGTCGAAGGCATCGAGCTGCTTTCGGCCAGGCCACGCGGAACCGAGGCACTCGGTTTCTACAAGGATCCGGCGCAGCATGTCCCGATCGCGCAGGTGCGCTTGGCCAGCGACATGCCGGCCGCCCAGCGTCCTGCCCTCGAAGTGCTTCGATCGGATCAGGATTCGTTTGGGCAATTCGTCGCCGGGCGCGCCAACCGCGGTGGCGAGTTCTTCGGACGCCCGGCGGGCGGCGTGGACCTGTGCAACGTACCGGTGCCGGTCCGCAGACAGGCCGCCGGCTGA
- a CDS encoding DUF1489 family protein: MTAHDHHFDAASPAPLNISKVAVGCADIDALSKRQQLRALNGEVPLITRFMPKRASELIGGSIYWIVKHQLVARQRILGFAEREEDARTIVRLEPQLVLVRACPKRAHQGWRYLAAADAPADLGSDTDAAEMLPAELMRRLIALALI, from the coding sequence GTGACCGCGCACGATCATCACTTCGACGCCGCATCGCCGGCGCCGCTCAACATCAGCAAGGTTGCGGTCGGTTGCGCCGACATCGACGCGCTGAGCAAACGCCAGCAGCTGCGTGCGCTGAACGGCGAAGTGCCGCTGATTACCCGCTTCATGCCGAAGCGCGCCTCCGAACTGATCGGCGGTTCGATCTACTGGATCGTCAAACATCAGCTCGTTGCCCGCCAACGCATTCTCGGCTTCGCCGAACGGGAAGAGGATGCGCGAACCATCGTGCGTCTCGAGCCGCAACTCGTCCTCGTGCGGGCATGCCCCAAGCGCGCGCATCAGGGCTGGCGTTACCTTGCCGCCGCGGACGCGCCGGCCGATCTCGGAAGCGATACAGATGCGGCGGAGATGCTGCCGGCCGAGCTGATGCGGCGGCTGATCGCACTCGCTTTGATCTGA
- the mgtE gene encoding magnesium transporter, producing MSESDIELPGSAVPGADESRLDEDDRLRPEFVRRVMDHVEAGETDAARALVEPLHPADIADLFELVDSDERSALAEAIEDLLSGDVLAEMNDHVRDELIDQFEPHEVAEVAGEMETDDAVAMIEDMEEDEQRAVLRALDPDDRAAIEEALTFPEESAGRLMQRDLIAVPQHWTIGQVIDYLRAGDGLTTDFWEVFVVDGRHHPVGTCMLSWILRTPRHVAVADVMKREQTLIPVDMDQEEVALRFQKYALISAAVVDGAGRLVGMITVDDIVHIIQEEASEDALLLSGAGEGDINEPIRESYKARVRWLIANLGTALIAATIIGYFEGTITRMVALAALMPIVMGVGGNAGTQTLAVTVRALATNQLTQSNTWRAILREVRVALLNGVTIALLLGAGVALFFHNPVLGVVIAAAMMTNILIAGCAGVMMPLALERAGADPAVASSIFVTMVTDSMGVFVFLGLATASGLVG from the coding sequence ATGAGCGAAAGCGATATCGAACTTCCCGGCAGCGCCGTGCCCGGCGCAGACGAATCGCGTCTCGACGAGGACGACCGGCTGCGCCCCGAATTCGTCCGGCGAGTGATGGACCATGTCGAAGCCGGCGAGACCGACGCCGCCCGCGCGCTCGTCGAACCGCTCCACCCGGCCGACATTGCCGATTTGTTCGAGCTGGTCGATTCCGACGAGCGGAGCGCGCTCGCCGAAGCGATCGAGGATCTTCTGAGCGGCGATGTTCTCGCCGAGATGAACGATCACGTGCGCGACGAACTGATCGATCAGTTCGAGCCGCACGAAGTCGCCGAAGTGGCGGGCGAGATGGAGACCGACGACGCGGTCGCCATGATCGAAGACATGGAAGAGGACGAGCAGCGTGCCGTTCTGCGCGCCCTCGACCCCGACGATCGTGCCGCGATCGAGGAAGCGCTGACCTTCCCCGAGGAGTCCGCCGGCCGCCTGATGCAGCGCGATCTGATCGCGGTGCCCCAGCATTGGACGATCGGCCAGGTGATCGATTACCTGCGCGCCGGCGACGGGCTGACCACCGATTTCTGGGAAGTGTTCGTGGTCGACGGCCGTCACCATCCGGTCGGCACCTGCATGCTGAGCTGGATCCTGCGCACGCCGCGTCACGTCGCTGTCGCCGACGTGATGAAGCGCGAGCAGACCTTGATCCCGGTCGACATGGACCAGGAAGAGGTTGCCCTCCGCTTTCAGAAATATGCGCTCATCTCTGCCGCGGTGGTCGACGGTGCCGGGCGGCTCGTCGGCATGATCACGGTCGACGACATCGTCCACATCATCCAGGAAGAGGCCTCCGAAGACGCCCTTCTCCTCTCCGGTGCCGGCGAAGGCGACATCAACGAGCCGATCCGCGAAAGCTACAAGGCGCGGGTTCGCTGGCTGATCGCTAATCTCGGTACCGCACTGATTGCAGCGACGATCATCGGCTATTTCGAAGGCACGATCACCCGGATGGTGGCGCTCGCCGCCTTGATGCCGATCGTCATGGGCGTCGGCGGCAATGCCGGAACCCAGACGCTGGCCGTGACGGTTCGCGCGCTCGCCACCAACCAGCTCACCCAATCGAATACCTGGCGCGCAATCCTGCGCGAGGTGCGCGTAGCGTTGCTGAACGGAGTCACCATTGCGCTCCTGCTCGGTGCCGGCGTTGCCTTGTTCTTCCACAATCCGGTCCTGGGCGTGGTGATCGCGGCGGCAATGATGACGAACATCCTGATTGCCGGCTGCGCAGGCGTCATGATGCCGCTCGCACTAGAGCGGGCCGGAGCGGATCCCGCGGTGGCGTCGTCAATCTTCGTCACAATGGTGACCGATTCGATGGGCGTGTTCGTTTTTCTCGGCCTCGCCACGGCGTCCGGCCTGGTCGGTTGA
- a CDS encoding peptidylprolyl isomerase — protein MADELNTLVLNLDSGGDVVIKLRPDLAPGHVGRIKELVGEGFYDGVVFHRVIPGFMAQGGDPTGTGTGGSDKPDLQAEFSQAPHVRGAVSMARTNYPHSANSQFFIVFDDARFLDGQYTVWGEVTEGMEHVDALPKGEPPRQPGKIVKASLRP, from the coding sequence ATGGCGGACGAACTCAACACCTTGGTCCTCAACCTCGACAGCGGCGGCGACGTCGTGATCAAACTGCGTCCCGATCTCGCCCCGGGTCACGTCGGCCGCATCAAGGAGCTGGTCGGCGAAGGCTTCTACGATGGCGTCGTCTTCCACCGCGTCATTCCGGGGTTCATGGCACAGGGCGGCGATCCCACCGGCACCGGTACGGGCGGGTCGGACAAGCCGGATCTTCAGGCGGAATTCTCGCAGGCACCGCACGTCCGTGGCGCCGTGTCGATGGCCCGGACCAACTATCCGCACAGCGCGAACAGCCAGTTCTTCATCGTTTTCGACGATGCCCGCTTCCTCGATGGCCAATATACGGTCTGGGGCGAGGTCACAGAAGGCATGGAGCATGTCGACGCGCTCCCCAAGGGCGAGCCGCCCCGTCAGCCCGGCAAGATCGTGAAGGCGAGCCTGCGTCCCTGA
- a CDS encoding SDR family oxidoreductase — protein MTRPITLVTGTSAGLGAEFARQCAARGDELVLVARRRDRLEALAAETGRAHVIVADLSAPDAPRRLLGEVERLGLSVSRLINNAGFGLAGRFAALPLARQRAMIDLNVASLTELTHLALPAMLARREGGILNIASTAAFQAGPGMAVYFASKAFVLSFTEALHQECRGTGIKVTALCPGPTATEFGEVAGVTSGDFSRYSLDARRVVSAGLNGLERNQAVVIPGLMNKATAYATRLLPRALLRRIVAGLKI, from the coding sequence ATGACGCGGCCGATCACCCTGGTGACCGGCACTTCGGCAGGGCTTGGCGCCGAATTCGCGCGCCAATGCGCGGCCCGTGGCGACGAGCTGGTTCTCGTCGCCCGGCGCCGCGACCGGCTGGAAGCGCTGGCGGCGGAAACCGGTCGCGCACACGTCATCGTCGCCGATCTTTCTGCTCCCGATGCTCCCCGCCGGCTGCTCGGCGAGGTCGAGCGCCTCGGCCTTTCGGTGTCGCGGCTGATCAACAATGCCGGCTTCGGCCTCGCCGGCCGCTTTGCCGCTCTTCCCCTGGCCCGCCAGCGCGCGATGATCGACCTGAACGTCGCGTCCTTGACTGAACTCACCCACCTCGCTCTTCCCGCCATGCTCGCGCGAAGGGAAGGCGGCATTCTCAACATCGCGTCGACGGCCGCTTTCCAGGCCGGCCCCGGAATGGCGGTCTATTTCGCGTCGAAGGCGTTCGTATTGTCGTTCACCGAAGCGCTACATCAGGAATGCAGAGGCACGGGGATCAAGGTCACGGCCCTCTGTCCGGGCCCGACCGCAACCGAATTCGGAGAGGTCGCCGGCGTGACCAGCGGGGATTTCAGCCGCTATTCGCTCGACGCCCGCCGGGTCGTCTCGGCGGGGCTGAACGGGCTGGAGCGCAACCAGGCGGTGGTCATCCCCGGTCTCATGAACAAGGCAACGGCGTATGCCACCCGCCTGCTGCCCCGCGCTCTCCTTCGCCGGATCGTCGCCGGCCTCAAGATCTAG
- a CDS encoding LysR substrate-binding domain-containing protein, with protein MRRLPPLTAVEAFVQVARLGSVKEAAAALSLSSPALTRRIQALERYLGHPLFERRHQSVHLNSDGERLLAEIGPSIDALSVAMERAIGNREMMRLRLAVPSLFAMQRLMPHLPDLRDAHPDLHIDLDTGANRIARLDDGLDAAIAITAEVDPSLYSRRIDSNRVIAIGSRTVQEGPNAITDPSQLSRTTIFLHRDMPETFSYWREAIGLPNLEPAAIDHFDAGQLILDAAAQGLGVAFMLESHLSASSDARLVRLFDHAVESPYSYWFACRRSSLTRRPVRIFHDWLFESLPPL; from the coding sequence ATGCGCAGGTTGCCGCCGCTGACCGCTGTCGAAGCCTTCGTGCAAGTTGCGCGTCTCGGCTCCGTCAAGGAGGCCGCTGCCGCTCTTTCGCTGTCCTCTCCTGCTCTGACGCGTCGGATCCAGGCGCTCGAACGGTATCTCGGCCATCCGCTGTTCGAGCGCCGTCACCAGAGCGTTCACCTCAACTCCGACGGCGAGCGCCTGCTCGCCGAAATCGGCCCGTCGATCGATGCCCTGTCCGTGGCGATGGAGCGCGCAATCGGCAATCGCGAGATGATGCGCCTGCGCCTCGCGGTGCCGTCGCTGTTCGCGATGCAGCGACTGATGCCGCACCTGCCCGACCTGCGCGACGCGCATCCCGACCTGCACATCGATCTCGACACCGGCGCCAATCGGATCGCCCGGCTGGACGACGGTCTCGACGCGGCGATCGCAATCACCGCGGAGGTCGATCCCTCGCTCTATTCGCGCCGGATCGACAGCAACCGCGTGATCGCGATCGGATCCAGGACGGTGCAGGAAGGGCCGAACGCAATCACCGATCCGTCACAGCTCTCGAGGACCACCATCTTCCTCCACCGCGACATGCCGGAGACATTTTCCTATTGGCGCGAAGCGATCGGGCTGCCCAATCTGGAGCCCGCCGCGATCGACCATTTCGATGCCGGGCAGCTCATCCTCGACGCCGCGGCCCAGGGCCTCGGCGTCGCGTTCATGCTGGAGAGCCATCTCTCCGCGTCCAGCGACGCTCGGCTGGTCCGGCTGTTCGACCATGCCGTCGAAAGCCCCTACAGCTATTGGTTCGCCTGCCGACGCTCATCGCTGACCCGTCGGCCGGTGCGCATCTTCCACGACTGGCTGTTCGAGAGCCTGCCGCCGCTCTAG